The nucleotide sequence CGAAGTTGCCATGCATACCGAGCATTGTGGCAAGGGCCAACTGGTCAGCCAGTTGCACCTGGGGGGCGGCACGCCAACCTTCTTCAGCGATGAAGAGCTGGGCCAGCTCATGGAGCTGCTGCGCGAGCATTTCAAGCTCGACCCCGCAGGCGAATACTCCATCGAGGTTGATCCTCGCACCGTGAGCAACGAGCGCCTGCTGGCACTCAAGGAGCTGGGTTTCAACCGCCTGAGCTTTGGTGTGCAGGACTTTGACCCTGATGTGCAAAAAGCCGTGCACCGTGAGCAGCCTGCAGACCAGGTATTTGCCTTGGTGGAAAAAGCGCGCGAGCTGGGCTTTGTCTCCATCAACGTGGACCTGATCTACGGCTTGCCCAAGCAGACTCCGCAGTCTTTTGCACGCACGCTGGAGCAGGTCAACAGCCTGCGCCCTGATCGCATTGCGCTGTATGCCTATGCGCATCTGCCAGAACGCTTCAAGCCGCAGCGCCGCATTGAGTCTGCCGATCTGCCCATGGGGCAGGACAAGCTCAATATGCTCTCGGGCGCGATTGATGCCTTCATGGAAGGCGGCTATGTCTATGTGGGCATGGACCACTTCGCGCTGCCCAGCGATTCGCTGGCCGTTGCCAAGCGCCAGGGGCGTTTGCATCGCAACTTTCAGGGCTACAGCACTCAGCCAGACTGTGACCTGATCGCGCTGGGGGTATCGGCCATCGGCAAGGTGGGCGCGACCTACAGCCAGAACGTCAAGACGCTGGAAGAGTATTACGACGCCATTGACGGTGGCCTGCTGCCCGTGCAGCGGGGGCTCGCACTGTCGCGCGATGACATGGTGCGCCGCGCCGTCATCATGGCTGTGATGTGCCAGGGTGCGGTGCTGTATGAGCCCATGGAGCAGGCCTGGCTGATTAACTTCCGCGAGTACTTTGCGCCTGAGATAAAGGCATTGGAAGAAATGCAGTCCAATGGCCTGCTGACGCTGGGTGAAGAGGGCTTTCAGGTTACGGCGCTGGGCTGGTTCTTTGTGCGCGGAGTAGCCATGCTGTTTGACCGCTATTTGCAGGCCGACAAGAACCGTACGCGTTTTTCACGCATCATCTAGCGCATGTTGTTTTCGCTGGTCTGGACTGCTTTGATCATGGGGCTCGTGGGTGGGCCCCATTGTCTTGTAATGTGCGCTGCGCCCTGCAGTGCAGTCACTGGCAGTCACGCTCTGGCGCCGGGCCAGCGGCCTGTGGTGATGCACGGGTTGCGCAAGCGCCAGTGGCTGCGTGCCAGCCTGTTTCACCTGGGGCGAATCGCTGGCTACGCGGCGCTGGGCGCGGTGGCTGCGGTGGCCATGGAAAGCCTGTCCTGGCTCACCAGCCAGACGACGGCGCTGCAAAAGCTCTGGACACTGATGCATGTGGCTGTCATGGCCTGGGGTCTGGCCATGGTGGTTCAAGCCCGTCAGCCCGTGTGGCTGGAGCGCGCAGGTCGTGCAGCCTGGGCCAGGGTTCAGCCTTGGGTTAGTGCGCCCGGCGGCAGTATGGCGGCGGGCTTTGCCTGGGCGCTGATGCCTTGCGGTTTGCTGTATTCGGCGGTGCTGGTGGCCGCTCTCAGCGGTGGGGCATGGCAGGGTGGCTTGTCCATGGCCGCCTTTGCGCTGGGCGGCGGTGCCTGGTTGGTGGGTGGCCCATGGCTGTGGAAGCTGAGCCAGAGCCGCATCAACCATTTCCGTGCCGAGTGGGGCACGCGCATTGCGGGCGTGATGCTGATAGCGGTGGCAGCCTGGGCGCTCTGGATGGATCTGGTCTACAAACCCAGCCTGTGGTGCAGATAAGCCTGCGGGTAGCAAAAAATATGTAGGGTCTTGTCTTACAAGAGGGTGTAGCTGCGCATAATGCAGCATTCTGTATGACTCGCTCACCGTGAATCGTTTCGTCGCTATTGATATCGGACAGCTGCGTATCGGCATGTATGTTCATCTGGAGATGGGCTGGCTCAGCCATCCATTTCCGGTCAATAGTTTCAAGATCACAACGCAGGAGCAGTTGCAGACACTGCAGGCCCTGAAGCTGAGCCACATTCAATACGACCCCAGACGCAGCGATGTTTCATTGCCGCCAGTCGATGGCGAGGCTGAGGCCGAGCAAGTTGCAGATGCACCCCGCCTTTCGGCCCATGCGCAGGAGATGGAGCATTGGTCGGCCAATATAGAGGTACTGCGCTCTGGCTTTCATGCAGCGCAGGCCAGTTTTGATGCCGTTCAGGCACTGGCGCAGACCCAGCCACAGCTGGCACGCTCGCGCAGCGATGCCGCAATTGATAACTATGTGACCCATCTGGCCGCGGAGCGCGACCTCAGCCTGCATCTGCTGTTCGATGAAAGTGGCGGCTCTGCCAGCGCACATGGCGTGAACACTGCAATGCTGGCCCTGCTGCTGGGCAAGACATTGGGCTTTGATGCAGGTGCCCTGCATGACCTGGGCGTTGCGGCGCTGCTGCATGATCTGGGCAAGCAACGACTGAATATTTTCCCCTCCAGCTGTGCGCTCAACGAGCTTGTGCCGGGCCGGGCGCAGCCCCCTCAGCCCTATGCCAGCCATGTTGGTGAAAGTGTTGCGCTGGCGCAGGCCATGGGTTATGCGCCTGCCGTCACAACGGCTATTGCCCAGCACCATGAATGCGCTGATGGCAGTGGTTTCCCGCTGGGCCTGCTGGCTTCGGATATGGACAGAAGCGGGCAGATTCTTGCGCTGGTCAACCACTACGAGCGGCTGTGCAATCCACCGGCTCGCGGCATGGTTGCGCTCACCCCCCATGAGGCATTGGCCAGTCTGTATGGTCCGTACCGACAGAGGTTTTCGCCAGAGCTGCTCAGCGCCTTTGTTCAGACCCTGGGGGTCTATCCGCCGGGTTCCTGGGTGGAACTTACGGACGGCAGGCAGGGCTTGATCGTCAGCGTGAATATGGAAAAAGTGCTCAAGCCCACTGTCATGGCTTATGGCGCAGCCGCCGGGCAAAGCGGGCAGCAACTGGTGGAGCTGCATCAGCAGTCTGAACTGGGCGTGCGGCGCGGCTTGAATAAAGACCAGGTTTTGCCAAAAGTGCTTGCTACCCTACAGCCCTATAAGCATTTGTGCTATTTTTTTGATAGTTCAGCAGTGGCTGGTGCAGAGAAGGTTTCATCGTGAGCTCACAGCCGTCGAAAGCCATTACAGATCGTTTGAACGAAACCCTGTTCAATGCCTTGCTCGACGGTTTGCAAGAAGCCGTCTGGCTGCTGGATGCCAGGACGCTGCAAGTCGTCTGCGCCAATGCAGCCAGTCAGGCACTCACTGGCTATTCGCCAGCTTCGGCCCTGGGTCAGCATGTTGATGTGCTGTGCGACACGCTGGTGCAAAAAGCCTTCTGGCAAGACGCAGGGAACTGGCAGCATGGAGCGCGCTTTCTCTCGCAGATATTGCGTGCGGACAATGTGTCCTGCGCGGTGGAAATGGCAGTGCAATGCGTGCATACGGCGCCGCCTCTGCTGCTGGTATCCATGCTGGACCGCAGCCAGCAAATGGCGCATGAGGCGGAGCTGGAGGCCTTGCTGGCTGAAATGCGTGCCACGCTGGAGTCCACGGCAGACGGTATTCTGGTTTGTGATCTTCAGGGCCGCATTCGCGCCTTCAATCACCGCTTTGCCCAGCTCTGGCAGCTGCCTGGCGAGCTGCTGACGCAGCGCGATGACGCAGCCATTTTTGGCCATCTGGAGACCCAGATCACCAGCAGTGGCAGCGAGTTCACGCTGCTTCAGGAAGCGCCCGACCTGTCAGCGCCAGAAACCACCGAAGTGCTGCAGCTCAGAGAAGGGCGTGTGATCGAGCGCCGCTCTGTGCCTCAGCTCAGCCGTGGCGTGGCGATTGGCCGTATCTACTCCTACCGCGATATCACTGCGGAATCGCTGGCAGCCAGCGAACAGCGTCTGGCCGCCCGTGTGTTTGAGTCCAGCCTGGATGGCATTTTCATTGCCGACGATCAGGGCCGGATTGTGCAGATCAATCCCGCAGGGCGACAACTGCTGCTGCATGAGCATGTGCTGGGCGAGTTTGCCTGCACCCTGTTTGAGTCTGATGCGGGCGAGATGGGCGATCTGCATGCACAGGCGCAGGCGCGCTGGGAGTCTGGTGGCTTCTGGGAAGGCAATCTGTGGCTGAAGCGGGGCGCAGGGCAGCAGCGCTGCGCCGTCTGGCTGTCCTGGGTTGCGCTGCGCGACGGCTATGGTTGCGTGGTGCAGAGCATGGGCTTTATCCGC is from Comamonas fluminis and encodes:
- a CDS encoding sulfite exporter TauE/SafE family protein; translation: MLFSLVWTALIMGLVGGPHCLVMCAAPCSAVTGSHALAPGQRPVVMHGLRKRQWLRASLFHLGRIAGYAALGAVAAVAMESLSWLTSQTTALQKLWTLMHVAVMAWGLAMVVQARQPVWLERAGRAAWARVQPWVSAPGGSMAAGFAWALMPCGLLYSAVLVAALSGGAWQGGLSMAAFALGGGAWLVGGPWLWKLSQSRINHFRAEWGTRIAGVMLIAVAAWALWMDLVYKPSLWCR
- a CDS encoding HD-GYP domain-containing protein produces the protein MNRFVAIDIGQLRIGMYVHLEMGWLSHPFPVNSFKITTQEQLQTLQALKLSHIQYDPRRSDVSLPPVDGEAEAEQVADAPRLSAHAQEMEHWSANIEVLRSGFHAAQASFDAVQALAQTQPQLARSRSDAAIDNYVTHLAAERDLSLHLLFDESGGSASAHGVNTAMLALLLGKTLGFDAGALHDLGVAALLHDLGKQRLNIFPSSCALNELVPGRAQPPQPYASHVGESVALAQAMGYAPAVTTAIAQHHECADGSGFPLGLLASDMDRSGQILALVNHYERLCNPPARGMVALTPHEALASLYGPYRQRFSPELLSAFVQTLGVYPPGSWVELTDGRQGLIVSVNMEKVLKPTVMAYGAAAGQSGQQLVELHQQSELGVRRGLNKDQVLPKVLATLQPYKHLCYFFDSSAVAGAEKVSS
- the hemN gene encoding oxygen-independent coproporphyrinogen III oxidase, which gives rise to MTAVTPELLSRFDIAGPRYTSFPTADRFVEAFGPEDYTLALQQRKAHSGARALPLSLYVHVPFCESLCYYCACNKIVTKHHEKAVQYLDYLRREVAMHTEHCGKGQLVSQLHLGGGTPTFFSDEELGQLMELLREHFKLDPAGEYSIEVDPRTVSNERLLALKELGFNRLSFGVQDFDPDVQKAVHREQPADQVFALVEKARELGFVSINVDLIYGLPKQTPQSFARTLEQVNSLRPDRIALYAYAHLPERFKPQRRIESADLPMGQDKLNMLSGAIDAFMEGGYVYVGMDHFALPSDSLAVAKRQGRLHRNFQGYSTQPDCDLIALGVSAIGKVGATYSQNVKTLEEYYDAIDGGLLPVQRGLALSRDDMVRRAVIMAVMCQGAVLYEPMEQAWLINFREYFAPEIKALEEMQSNGLLTLGEEGFQVTALGWFFVRGVAMLFDRYLQADKNRTRFSRII